GTCGCTCGATCTCGTCGCCGAAGAACTCGACCCGGATCGCGTGCTCCTCGTAGACCGGGAAGATCTCCAAGGTGTCGCCGCGGACCCGGAAGGTGCCGCGGGTGAAGGACAGGTCGTTGCGGGTGTACTGGTTGCCGACGAGCTGGCGCAGCACGCTGTCGCGGTCCATCTCGGCGCCGACCTTGAGCCGCAGCATGCGGTCGACGTACTCCTGGGGGGTGCCGAGACCGTAGATGCACGAGACCGTCGAGACCACGATCACGTCCCGCCGGGTGAGCAGCGAGTTCGTCGCGGAGTGCCGCAGGCGCTCGACCTCCTCGTTGATCGAGGAGTCCTTCTCGATGTAGGTGTCGGTCTGCGGGACGTACGCCTCGGGTTGGTAGTAGTCGTAGTAGGAGACGAAGTACTCCACGGCGTTGTCCGGCATCAGCTGGCGCAGCTCGGTCGCGAACTGGGCGGCCAGCGTCTTGTTCGGCTGCATCACCAGGATCGGCCGCTGCAGCTGCTCGGCGACCCAGGCGACCGTGGCGGTCTTGCCGGTGCCGGTCGCGCCGAGGAGCACGACGTCCTTGACGCCGCCGGAGATCCGCTTGTCGATCTCTGCGATCGCGGCGGGCTGGTCGCCGGCGGGCTGGTAGTCGGAGGTGACCTTGAACGGCGCCACCCGGCGCTTGAGGTCGGTGACTGGACGCATACCGCAAGCCTAGGACCCGGCACCGACAAGGCCGTCCCGGCGAGGGGTGACGGACTAGATTCGGAGCATGAAGCGCTATCTCGAGGTGACCGGTTCCGGGGTCGCCACCGGCATCCCCGACCGGCTGGACCTCAGCCTGTCGGTCACCGCCGTGCGCCCCGGGGTCGCAGCCGCCCTGACCGAGGTCGACGAACGGGTCGCCGCGCTGGGCGTGGTGCTGCGCGAGCACGGTGTCGCCGAGGGCGACATCCGGTCCACCGGCAGCACGGTGCACGAGGAGTACGCCGGCCCCGACAACGCGCGCGCCGGCTTCCGTGCGTCCCACGACCTGAGCGTCCGGGTCGGCGACCTCACGTCGCTGGGCGACCTGGTGGCTGCCGCTACCGGGTCCGCCGGCGACGCGTTCCGGCTCCAGGGCATCACCTGGGGCGTCGCCGACGAGTCCGAGCTGGCGAGCAGGGCTCGTGCGGCGGCGTACCAGGACGCCCGCGGGAAGGCCGAGGAGCTGGCCGCCCTGGCCGGGCGAGAGCTCGGGCCCCTGCTCCGACTCGCCGAGACGGACGGCGCCGGACCGGTCCCCCGGTTCGCCCTGGCCAAGGCGGACGACCGCGGCTTCGCCCCCGAACGCGGCAGCCACCGCGTCGAGATCACCCTGATGTCCCGCTGGGCGCTGCGGTGACGATCCCGCGGCGCACACTCGGTAGCCTCGACCCGTGACCGTCGCGCGGAGGAACCCCCTCGTCCTGGCCGGGCGCGAGCTCTGGCCGGTGCTGCGACGTACTGCTCTCACGATCCTCGGGGTGCAGCTGGTCCTGGCGATCAGCCTGACCCTGGTCGACTCCTGGCGCCGGCGCGGCAAGAAGCCGCAGCCGTTCCCGACCCTGCCGCCCCAGGACGTCCAGATCGGCACCGGCACGGTCACCACCTACACCTACGGCGCCGACCTGTACGACGACATGCTGACCGCTATCGAGGGTGCGCGCAGCCAGGTCCTGTTCGAGACCTACATCTGGAAGGGCGACGAGACCGGCGAGCGGTTCAAGGAGGCGCTGACGGCGGCCGCCGACCGCGGCGTCGAGGTCTACGCGATCTACGACGCGTTCGCGAACATCGTCGTCGACCCGCGGTTCAAGACCTTCTCCAAGGTGCTCCGGGTGCTGAAGTACCCGATCTACAACGCCGGCTGGCGGTTCTTCGACATCCGCCGCTACGGCAGGGACCACCGCAAGGTACTGGTGGTCGACGACAGCGTCGCCTTCGTCGGCGGGTTCAACATCGGTGCGCCGTACGCCACCGAGTGGCGGGACACGCACTGCCGGATCACCGGACCGGCCGTCTGGGACCTCAAGCGTTCCTTCGCCGACTTCTGGAACGACCACCGCAGCGGCCGCCGCCCGCTGCTGCTGGAGACCGCCGACGCGGAGTGGGAGCCCCGGATCCGGTTGCACCGGAACCTGCCGAGGCAGTGGATGTTCCCGATCCGGTCGATGTACCTCGAGGCGATCAACCGCGCCCGCCGCAACATCTGGATGACGCACGCCTACTTCATCCCGGACCAGGACTTCGTCGACTCCCTCGTCGGTGCCGCCCGTCGCGGCGTCGACGTCCAGATCCTGCTCCCCCGGACGTCGAACCACGTCGTCGCCGACTGGATCTCGCGGGGCTACTTCGGGCAGCTGCTCGACGCCGGGGTCAAGATCCACCGGTTCGAGGGTGCGATGGTGCACGCCAAGACCGCCACCATCGACGGCAAGTGGTCCACGGTCGGAACCGCGAACATCGACCGTCTCAGCATGTCCGGCAACTACGAGATCAACGTGGAGTTCATCGACCCCGGCATGGCGAAGGTGATGGAGGAGATCTTCCGCTCCGACCTCGAGCAGTGCTCGCACCTGGCCCCGCGCGACTGGAACGCGCGCGGCATCCACCGCCGGTTCACCGAGGCCGTCCTGAACCCGCTGCGGCACCTGCTCTGACTCCTACCGCAGAGGGATACCCCGACCGCGCGCAGTCGCTAGGGTCGGGGTCATGCTCAAGCCTCCCGTCCGCGACCTCCGCGGCAAGAACGTCTTCCTCACCGGTGCCGCCAGCGGGATCGGTCGCGCCACCGCCGTCGCCGCTGCGCGCGAGGGTGCCGTGCTGTTCCTCACCGACGTGAACCAGCAAGGCCTGATCGACGTCGTCGCCGAGATCACCGACGCCGGGGGCGACGTCGCGTACGCCGCCCCGGTGGACGTCTCCGACCACGACGGGGTCCGCGCCATGGCGGCGGAGATCACCGCGGACCACGGCTCGATGGACGTCGTGATGAACATCGCCGGCATCGCCTCCTGGGGCACCATCAGGGCGATGACGCACTCGACCTGGCAGCGGGTCGTCGACATCAACCTGATGGGTCCGATCAGCGTCCTGGAGTACCTGGTGCCGCCGATGATCGAGGCCCGCCGGGGCGGCCAGATCGTCAACGTCTCGTCGGCCGCCGGCATCATCGGGATGCCGTGGCACGCGGCGTACTCGGCGAGCAAGTTCGGACTGCGGGGGGTCTCCGAGGTGCTCCGCTTCGACCTGGCGCCGCACCGGATCGGGGTGAGCCTGGTCGTGCCCGGAGGCGTCGACACCGGCCTCACCGAGACCGTGGACATCGCCGGCGTGGACAACGCCAGCCCCCAGTTCCGCAAGCTCAAGGCGCACTTCAAGAAGCGCGCGGTGACGTCGGAGGAAGCGGCCGAAGCCATCCTGCGCGGGATCAAGAGGAACACGTACTGGGTCTACACCTCCCCTGACATCAGGGTCGCGCACCTGGCTCAGCGGTACTTCCCTCCGGGCTACAACCTCGCCATGACGGTGATGAACCGGGTTGCCAACAAGGCGCTCCCCGACGTACGCCGTGCCGTCCGGGACGACGCATGAGCGAGCCACGGATCAGGCCCGGCGGCGTCCGCGAGCTCGGCCCGGTGATCTGGGCCTTCTCCCGGATCGCCGGGCGGGCGACGAACACCGCTCCGCCGGCGATCTTCACCACCCTGGGCCGCGGCAAGGGCCTGTTCTGGGGGTGGCTGCACTTCGCCGGCAAGCTGATGCCGGGTGGCAAGCTGCCGCGCCGGGAGACCGAGATGGTCATCCTCCGGGTGGCGAGCCTGCGCGGGTGCGACTACGAGTTCACCCACCACGTCCGCCTCGGGCGTCGCGCCGGGGTGACCGCGGCGGACGTCGAGAGGATCACGGTCGGGTCGAGCGCCGAGGGCTGGCAGGGCCACGAGCAGCTGCTGATGGCCATCACCGAGGAGCTGATCGGCACCAAGGACCTCACGGACACGTCCTGGGACGCGCTGCGAGCGGCGTACGACGAGCGGACCGCCCTGGAGCTGCTGCTCCTGATCGGGCACTACGACATGCTCGCGACCACCCTGATGACGCTGCGGCTCGAGCCCGACCCGTCGCGCTAGCTGCCGGCGAGGTTGCGGACGGCCACGTCGTCGACCAGCCAGCGACCGTCCTCGCGCACCATCGTCATCGTGATCCTCGGCGTCGCCAGCTGGCGCTCGGTGCTCGTCCCGCTGAGGAGGGTCTGGTCGACGAAGAGCAGCACCGTCACGTGGTCCGCGTCCTTCGCCGTCGCGGCGGCTTCGTCGACACTGCCCTCCGCGTGCACCTTGAGCTCGGCGACGGCCTTCTTGATCGGCGCGCTGACCTTGGCGTACTCGGCCTTGAACTTCTCCGTCCCGGAGTCGTCGATCCAGGCGAAGTCGGCGTCGATCGAGGAGAAGTCGTACGTCGTCAAGTTGACCGCGGCCTTGCGAGCCGCCGCGGTCGCACCCTTCTCCGCAGCAGCGAGCGCGAGAGCCCGGTCGGCCTTCGACGAGCCCTCGTCGCCCGAGCGCGCTTCGGCCCATCCGACCAGCGCGACCCCGAGTGCGACAGCGAGGACCAGCGCCAGCGTGCGCCAGCGTCCCGGCGTCACCGGACCGGGCCAGGAGCGTGGGACGCGCCGCGCTGCTGGTTCGGGGTGGACGAGGGGCAGTGGCCCGAGGTCACGAGAGGCCGGACCTCGGGGTTCTTCGGGTCGCGTCGCGGGTTGTCGTAGACGCACTTGGTCGGACGCTGCGGGATGCCTTCGATGTAGAGGACGCCGTCCCGCACGGCCTTGCCCAGCACGCCGAGCCCCGGCGCGTAGTTCTGGAGCAGCGCGCCGAAGTGCGGTGCGTAGGCGCGGAAGAGATCGGAGAACTGGACCGCTTGGCCGAGGAACCCGGGCAGCACGGCCGCCGCGTCTGTGATGAGCGCCCGAAGTGTCCTGATCTGGCCCGGCGCGGCCTTCAGGGTCCTGCGCAGCTCGGGATCGTAGGAGCGCAGGAACGCCGCGAAGTCCTTCGCGTTGACCGCCAGGCTCCGGATGTCGTCGGACTGCTGGACCCCGATGTCGAGCACCGTGCTGCCGTTGGTCAGCAGCCTGTCCGTCTCCGGCCAGATCTGGTTCAGGTCCTCCAGCAGGACCTGGCCCTGGTCGACCATCTTGCCGAGGTCCTTGCCGGTGCCGGCCAACCCGACGCTCAGCTCGGTCAGCAGGGTGTGCAGCTGCCCGGCGTTGACCTGGTCGAGGACCTTGTTCACCGCGATGACCGTCGATGCCAACGTCTTCGGGAGGTCGGTCGACGTCGCCGGAACTGTCGCGCCGTCCTTGATGTACGGACCCTTCCTCGTGCTGGGCTGGAAGTCCAGGTACTGCTCCCCCACGGGAGAGAGGCTGCGGACCTTGGCCACGGACCTGACCGGGATCTTGTCGTCCGAGGTGATCGCGACCGTCGCCACCACACCGTCGGCGGACAGCTCGATCTTGCGGACCTTGCCGATCTTGACGCCGCGGTAGGTGACGGCCGAGCCCTCGAAGAGCCCACCGGTCGCCGACATCTCGACCTTGACCACCTTGGTGCCCCCGAGGAGCGGCGTGTCCAGCACCGAGCTGAACAGGTAAGCGACCGTGATCAGCAGGACCAGGATCACGCCGAACAGGCTCTGCCAGAGCCGGTCGCGCAGGAGCTCGACGAGCTTCACTTGCCACCTCCGAGCAACAGGCTGAGCAACGAGGGCGGAGCAGGTTTCGTCGTCGGAGGCTTCTTGGACGGTCCGCCGAGCAGACCGTTGATCGCGTCGCCGATCGCTCCGAGGCCGGACGTGTTGCCCGTCGACGCCGACTTCTGCGTGCCCGCCTTCCCCGTCGACCCGCCGCCCCCCGGGCCGAGCAGGTTCGGGAGCGACAGC
The DNA window shown above is from Marmoricola sp. OAE513 and carries:
- a CDS encoding SIMPL domain-containing protein — protein: MKRYLEVTGSGVATGIPDRLDLSLSVTAVRPGVAAALTEVDERVAALGVVLREHGVAEGDIRSTGSTVHEEYAGPDNARAGFRASHDLSVRVGDLTSLGDLVAAATGSAGDAFRLQGITWGVADESELASRARAAAYQDARGKAEELAALAGRELGPLLRLAETDGAGPVPRFALAKADDRGFAPERGSHRVEITLMSRWALR
- a CDS encoding phospholipase D-like domain-containing protein yields the protein MTVARRNPLVLAGRELWPVLRRTALTILGVQLVLAISLTLVDSWRRRGKKPQPFPTLPPQDVQIGTGTVTTYTYGADLYDDMLTAIEGARSQVLFETYIWKGDETGERFKEALTAAADRGVEVYAIYDAFANIVVDPRFKTFSKVLRVLKYPIYNAGWRFFDIRRYGRDHRKVLVVDDSVAFVGGFNIGAPYATEWRDTHCRITGPAVWDLKRSFADFWNDHRSGRRPLLLETADAEWEPRIRLHRNLPRQWMFPIRSMYLEAINRARRNIWMTHAYFIPDQDFVDSLVGAARRGVDVQILLPRTSNHVVADWISRGYFGQLLDAGVKIHRFEGAMVHAKTATIDGKWSTVGTANIDRLSMSGNYEINVEFIDPGMAKVMEEIFRSDLEQCSHLAPRDWNARGIHRRFTEAVLNPLRHLL
- a CDS encoding SDR family oxidoreductase yields the protein MLKPPVRDLRGKNVFLTGAASGIGRATAVAAAREGAVLFLTDVNQQGLIDVVAEITDAGGDVAYAAPVDVSDHDGVRAMAAEITADHGSMDVVMNIAGIASWGTIRAMTHSTWQRVVDINLMGPISVLEYLVPPMIEARRGGQIVNVSSAAGIIGMPWHAAYSASKFGLRGVSEVLRFDLAPHRIGVSLVVPGGVDTGLTETVDIAGVDNASPQFRKLKAHFKKRAVTSEEAAEAILRGIKRNTYWVYTSPDIRVAHLAQRYFPPGYNLAMTVMNRVANKALPDVRRAVRDDA
- a CDS encoding carboxymuconolactone decarboxylase family protein, which produces MSEPRIRPGGVRELGPVIWAFSRIAGRATNTAPPAIFTTLGRGKGLFWGWLHFAGKLMPGGKLPRRETEMVILRVASLRGCDYEFTHHVRLGRRAGVTAADVERITVGSSAEGWQGHEQLLMAITEELIGTKDLTDTSWDALRAAYDERTALELLLLIGHYDMLATTLMTLRLEPDPSR
- a CDS encoding MCE family protein; its protein translation is MKLVELLRDRLWQSLFGVILVLLITVAYLFSSVLDTPLLGGTKVVKVEMSATGGLFEGSAVTYRGVKIGKVRKIELSADGVVATVAITSDDKIPVRSVAKVRSLSPVGEQYLDFQPSTRKGPYIKDGATVPATSTDLPKTLASTVIAVNKVLDQVNAGQLHTLLTELSVGLAGTGKDLGKMVDQGQVLLEDLNQIWPETDRLLTNGSTVLDIGVQQSDDIRSLAVNAKDFAAFLRSYDPELRRTLKAAPGQIRTLRALITDAAAVLPGFLGQAVQFSDLFRAYAPHFGALLQNYAPGLGVLGKAVRDGVLYIEGIPQRPTKCVYDNPRRDPKNPEVRPLVTSGHCPSSTPNQQRGASHAPGPVR